A single Ketogulonicigenium vulgare WSH-001 DNA region contains:
- the leuC gene encoding 3-isopropylmalate dehydratase large subunit, whose translation MSKTLYDKIWDAHVAHQADDGTCLLYIDRHLVHEVTSPQAFEGLRMAGRKVHAPEKTIAVPDHNVPTTWDRAKGIENEESRIQVDALDKNAREFGVVYYPVNDIRQGIVHIIGPEQGWTLPGMTIVCGDSHTATHGAFGALAHGIGTSEVEHVLATQTLIQKKSKNMKVEITGKLRPGVTAKDITLAVIGLTGTAGGTGHVIEYCGEAIRSLSMEGRMTVCNMAIEGGARAGLIAPDETTFAYVKGRPHAPAAEHWDKAVAWWKTLFTDEGAHFDKVVTIRGEDIAPVVTWGTSPEDVLPITSAVPAPEDFEGGKIDAARRSLDYMGLEPGQRLEDIKIDAVFIGSCTNGRIEDLRAAASVLKGRKLAEGVRGMVVPGSGLVRLQAEEEGLADIFKDAGFEWRLAGCSMCLGMNPDQMGPGERCAATSNRNFEGRMGRGSRTHLMSPVMAAAAAITGRLTDVRDFLPAE comes from the coding sequence ATGTCCAAGACACTCTATGATAAAATCTGGGATGCCCATGTCGCACATCAGGCGGATGACGGCACCTGTCTGCTGTATATCGACCGCCATCTGGTTCACGAAGTGACCAGCCCGCAGGCGTTCGAAGGCCTGCGCATGGCGGGCCGCAAGGTGCATGCGCCTGAAAAGACGATCGCTGTGCCCGATCACAACGTGCCGACCACCTGGGACCGCGCCAAGGGGATCGAGAACGAAGAATCGCGTATTCAGGTCGATGCGCTGGATAAAAACGCGCGCGAATTTGGCGTGGTCTATTATCCGGTGAACGATATCCGTCAGGGAATCGTTCATATTATCGGGCCCGAGCAGGGCTGGACGCTGCCCGGCATGACCATTGTGTGCGGCGACAGCCATACCGCGACGCATGGTGCATTCGGCGCGCTGGCGCATGGCATCGGCACATCCGAGGTCGAGCATGTGCTGGCGACCCAGACGCTGATCCAGAAGAAATCCAAAAATATGAAGGTCGAAATCACCGGCAAGCTGCGCCCCGGTGTCACGGCCAAAGATATCACGCTGGCGGTGATCGGCCTGACGGGCACTGCGGGCGGCACCGGCCATGTCATCGAATACTGCGGCGAGGCGATTCGCAGCCTGTCGATGGAAGGCCGCATGACCGTCTGCAATATGGCGATCGAGGGCGGCGCACGCGCCGGCCTGATCGCGCCGGACGAGACGACCTTTGCCTATGTCAAAGGTCGCCCCCATGCGCCTGCCGCCGAACATTGGGACAAAGCTGTCGCGTGGTGGAAGACTCTGTTCACAGACGAGGGCGCCCATTTCGACAAGGTCGTGACCATCCGCGGCGAGGATATCGCCCCCGTCGTCACCTGGGGCACATCGCCCGAGGATGTGCTGCCCATCACCAGCGCCGTGCCTGCACCCGAGGATTTCGAGGGCGGCAAGATCGACGCTGCCCGCCGCAGTCTGGATTACATGGGCCTAGAGCCCGGCCAGCGTCTGGAAGACATCAAGATCGACGCCGTCTTTATCGGCAGCTGCACCAACGGCCGGATCGAAGATCTGCGCGCCGCCGCCTCCGTCCTGAAAGGCCGCAAGCTGGCCGAGGGCGTGCGCGGTATGGTTGTTCCCGGCTCGGGCCTTGTGCGACTGCAGGCCGAGGAAGAGGGACTGGCCGATATCTTTAAGGACGCAGGCTTTGAATGGCGTCTGGCGGGATGTTCGATGTGCCTTGGCATGAACCCCGACCAGATGGGCCCAGGCGAGCGCTGCGCCGCGACGTCGAACCGCAATTTCGAGGGGCGGATGGGGCGCGGCTCGCGCACGCATCTGATGTCGCCCGTCATGGCCGCCGCCGCCGCAATCACCGGTCGTCTGACCGATGTGCGCGATTTCCTGCCCGCTGAATAA
- the leuD gene encoding 3-isopropylmalate dehydratase small subunit, producing the protein MDKFTRLTGIAAPMPLVNIDTDMIIPKQFLKTIKRSGLGVHAFDEMRYDAAGNENPDFILNKPAYRASEIIVAGDNFGCGSSREHAPWALLDFGIRCVISTSFADIFYNNCFKNGILPITLPQEMVDILMDDAEKGANARITVDLEAQTVTTSDGQVIAFEMDAFRKHCLVNGLDDIGLTLEKSLSIADYEAKLNAERPWV; encoded by the coding sequence ATGGATAAGTTTACGCGCCTGACCGGGATCGCCGCGCCCATGCCGCTGGTGAATATCGACACCGATATGATCATCCCCAAACAGTTTCTAAAGACGATCAAGCGCTCGGGCCTGGGCGTCCATGCCTTTGACGAGATGCGCTATGACGCGGCCGGCAATGAAAACCCTGATTTCATCCTGAACAAGCCTGCCTATCGCGCATCCGAGATTATCGTTGCGGGGGATAACTTTGGCTGCGGCTCATCGCGCGAACACGCGCCTTGGGCGCTGCTGGATTTTGGCATCCGCTGCGTGATCTCGACCAGCTTTGCCGATATCTTTTACAACAACTGCTTTAAGAACGGCATCCTGCCGATCACCCTGCCGCAAGAGATGGTCGATATCCTGATGGATGATGCCGAAAAGGGCGCGAATGCCCGTATCACGGTGGATCTCGAGGCGCAGACGGTGACCACCTCGGACGGGCAGGTCATCGCCTTTGAGATGGATGCGTTTCGCAAACATTGTCTGGTGAACGGGCTGGATGACATCGGCCTGACGCTGGAGAAATCCCTGTCCATCGCCGATTACGAGGCAAAGCTAAACGCCGAGCGGCCCTGGGTCTGA